One stretch of Streptomyces sp. 135 DNA includes these proteins:
- a CDS encoding DUF6114 domain-containing protein produces the protein MPWPRQRRVLRRWRRTRPFWGGLLLLLGGAELLLVPLSPLTVLVSLGLGGIAALGIGIALVVAGLFLWFLPHTHHYVSVNALILSVLSFAATNLGGFLVGMLLGIAGSAMGFGWTPVPEDAEEDPAPPRVRDGQGTRTLAVLLPVVIVAGIVNGSPARAAPAAGTLVAARTPPTITTTLFAPQGFIVAGVKEIPTADGPLKVMVLRMKAASLTDYELTTRDGGEELALGADTLDLSGSVTLYLTKFKGCVEGLLCLTFTPDRLPVPPLVPPFVFMTDVSAEQALVTSDSIVAGGLSLKASA, from the coding sequence CTGCCCTGGCCCCGGCAGCGGCGGGTGCTGCGCAGGTGGCGGCGTACGCGGCCGTTCTGGGGCGGCCTGCTGCTGCTCCTCGGCGGCGCCGAACTGCTGCTGGTGCCGCTCTCGCCGCTGACGGTCCTGGTGAGCCTCGGGCTCGGCGGGATCGCGGCCCTCGGCATCGGGATCGCGCTGGTGGTGGCGGGGCTCTTCCTGTGGTTCCTGCCGCACACGCACCACTATGTGAGCGTCAACGCCCTGATCCTCTCGGTGCTGTCGTTCGCCGCCACCAACCTCGGCGGGTTCCTCGTCGGCATGCTCCTGGGGATCGCCGGCAGCGCCATGGGCTTCGGGTGGACGCCGGTGCCCGAGGATGCCGAGGAGGATCCGGCGCCGCCGAGGGTCCGGGACGGGCAGGGCACCCGGACGCTCGCCGTGCTGCTGCCGGTCGTGATCGTCGCGGGGATCGTGAACGGAAGCCCGGCCAGGGCGGCTCCCGCCGCCGGGACGCTCGTGGCGGCCAGGACGCCGCCGACCATCACCACCACGCTCTTCGCCCCGCAGGGCTTCATCGTGGCGGGCGTCAAGGAGATCCCGACGGCGGACGGCCCGCTGAAGGTCATGGTGCTCCGGATGAAGGCCGCCTCGCTCACCGACTACGAGCTGACGACGCGGGACGGAGGCGAGGAACTCGCCCTGGGCGCCGACACCCTGGACCTGAGCGGCTCGGTCACGCTGTATCTGACCAAGTTCAAGGGGTGCGTCGAGGGCCTGCTCTGTCTGACCTTCACCCCCGACAGGCTGCCGGTGCCGCCCCTCGTACCGCCGTTCGTCTTCATGACGGACGTCAGCGCCGAACAGGCCCTGGTCACCTCGGACTCCATCGTGGCGGGCGGGCTCTCCCTGAAGGCCTCGGCGTGA
- a CDS encoding SCO1431 family membrane protein, producing the protein MTAFSATAVRVRARTGGPKEDGPNLLEHLAGWTLVVLLAMLVTQTGLL; encoded by the coding sequence ATGACCGCGTTCTCTGCCACCGCCGTCCGCGTCCGGGCCCGTACCGGCGGCCCCAAGGAAGACGGGCCGAATCTCCTGGAGCACCTCGCGGGCTGGACGCTCGTCGTGCTCCTCGCGATGCTCGTCACGCAGACCGGTCTGCTGTGA
- a CDS encoding M1 family metallopeptidase, protein MSTNRTTHPGARLALAAAITVAAALTAPVSQAAPATDGKPSPGAPGLGDPLFPLDGNGGYRVDRYYLDFDWQAPKTPFEAATTIRATSTQALSRFNLDFAGNTLHAVTVNGSKAGASRERDELTVTPKAPIRKGSSFTVRVTYTADPGQTRHRDDAIEDYGWIPTPDGTVVYPQPNGARMIFPADDHPSRRAPITFRISTPSDRTAVANGKLVSRVEVPGGRVRWTYDSEQPLSTQLVQLAVGKFRLIDGEGPGGLPLRDVVPEALVEPTAEYRKLTPDHVKWLEERLGPYPFNRYGVLVGDTDLGVALETQTLSLVPKADLLGTKVDAERNLVHELAHQWFGNSVALESWSDLWVSEGHARFYERLHSEANGGDSFEAAMKTAYAAHDQWRKDFGAPAEPTEPNLFKRMRYDGSALVLYALREQVGDATFQRIERAWVSGFQGRTASTRDFVDLASKVAGEDLEGFLRPWLYGSKTPPMPGHPDWVVDPVT, encoded by the coding sequence ATGAGCACGAACCGGACGACCCACCCCGGAGCACGGCTCGCCCTCGCGGCCGCGATCACCGTGGCGGCCGCCCTCACCGCGCCGGTCTCGCAGGCCGCCCCGGCCACGGACGGCAAGCCGTCGCCGGGCGCGCCCGGCCTCGGCGATCCGCTGTTCCCGCTGGACGGCAACGGCGGTTACCGGGTGGACCGCTACTACCTGGACTTCGACTGGCAGGCGCCGAAGACGCCCTTCGAGGCGGCGACGACCATCAGGGCCACGTCCACCCAGGCCCTCTCCCGCTTCAACCTGGACTTCGCGGGCAACACCCTGCACGCCGTGACGGTCAACGGCTCGAAGGCCGGCGCGTCCCGCGAGCGCGACGAGCTGACCGTGACTCCCAAGGCCCCCATACGCAAGGGCAGTTCGTTCACGGTCAGAGTCACGTACACCGCCGACCCCGGCCAGACCCGGCACCGCGACGACGCGATCGAGGACTACGGCTGGATACCCACGCCGGACGGCACGGTGGTCTACCCCCAGCCGAACGGCGCCCGCATGATCTTCCCCGCCGATGACCACCCGAGCCGGCGCGCGCCGATCACGTTCCGCATCAGCACGCCGAGCGACCGCACGGCCGTGGCCAACGGCAAGCTGGTCTCGCGCGTCGAGGTCCCCGGCGGCCGGGTCCGCTGGACGTACGACTCCGAGCAGCCGCTCTCCACGCAGTTGGTGCAGCTGGCCGTCGGGAAGTTCCGGCTGATCGACGGCGAGGGCCCCGGCGGGCTCCCGCTGCGGGACGTCGTCCCCGAGGCGCTGGTCGAGCCGACCGCCGAGTACCGCAAGCTCACCCCCGACCACGTGAAGTGGCTGGAGGAGCGGCTCGGCCCCTATCCCTTCAACCGCTACGGCGTCCTGGTCGGCGACACCGACCTCGGCGTCGCCCTGGAGACCCAGACGCTCTCCCTCGTCCCCAAGGCCGACCTGCTGGGCACGAAGGTCGACGCCGAGCGGAACCTGGTGCACGAGCTGGCCCACCAGTGGTTCGGGAACAGCGTGGCCCTGGAGAGCTGGTCGGATCTGTGGGTGAGCGAGGGCCACGCCCGCTTCTACGAACGCCTCCACTCCGAGGCCAACGGCGGCGACAGCTTCGAGGCCGCCATGAAGACCGCGTACGCCGCGCACGACCAGTGGCGCAAGGACTTCGGCGCCCCCGCCGAGCCGACCGAGCCGAACCTCTTCAAGCGCATGCGCTACGACGGCTCCGCGCTCGTGCTGTACGCGCTGCGCGAGCAGGTCGGCGACGCGACGTTCCAGCGGATCGAGCGCGCCTGGGTGAGCGGTTTCCAGGGGCGCACGGCGAGCACGCGGGACTTCGTCGACCTGGCGTCGAAGGTCGCGGGCGAGGACCTGGAGGGGTTCCTGCGGCCCTGGCTGTACGGCTCGAAGACGCCGCCGATGCCGGGGCACCCGGACTGGGTGGTGGACCCGGTGACGTGA